One Sesamum indicum cultivar Zhongzhi No. 13 linkage group LG14, S_indicum_v1.0, whole genome shotgun sequence genomic window, tggaagCTTCCATCTATTAAAAGATATGGTAAGTATAGATGACGCTCAGATGGACCAAGTCAGCTCAGCATAAAAtgtttaaactaaaaataatatccaCCTTCTCAATCGTCTTAATATAATAATCGGtacctacatatatatacatcaattttgagtaataaatgtttaaactaaaaataataattaaactacactggaaaaaataatagatgcCTATTGTTATCAAGTCAATCACAATCCACCTCTCCCAAACTCAGCTCAAAGATTAATGGTAAGCAATGATGGTAATTCTTATATTACTCGATACGATAATCTCCAAAAGATAGAGAGTACATGTGGCTAAATGATTCAAGAAAGTgaatacaaacaaaaaaaataccgTAGATATAGAgaattttgcaataaattttGCGCAGGATAAAACTAGCTATCAAAAACTAGCCATTATGACATTTGCGGCATGTTTGTGAGAAATTTACAATGGGCAAATTGACCAATACACTTGTGACGCTGAACTGCATTTGCTACAATAGGTGAAAGCAGTAGCATAATTTTGGAGTAGTTTGCGACAAAGATTTTATCGATTGTGTAACAAACGGTGAAATTGCACAATAATTCATTCCAATTATAATGGACTCGTCAGAAATTCCATTACAAATTTATGACTACAATTATCCCTTGCAAAACTCTTGCAAAAATGAGCTTGGGAAAATAATTAGGACAGTTTTTCCACCAGCAATAGACGGGCCTAACCCTGCAACAGCCTTTGTGACGTGCAATCCATCTATACGTCTGTCcactttatttcaaatccaaGATAACGTCATTTGTCCCAAAATCCCTTCAATAACTGGTGGAAATTAGGATAGATAATTTCCTTCGCAAATTTTTCGttgcaataaaataatttgtccCAAATAAAATCGTTTCAATATTCGCCTCAAATCCCACTTTTTTATGTAGTGATATGTTAAcacattacacaaactattctTACCCTTTGGTCAGgagtgatttttataattatgtaaaagaaaatatgaataatttgtataacTAAATCATATATGGaaagatgtaaatataattattcctatgaATTACTACCTATATCCAAggaaaatttgtgtggtttaAATTGTGTCAAGTAGTAATCTAAAGCTAAactatatcatatatttttttctccgaAATAGacctatttaattttgaaaaggatagttgattaataatagttggttattgtgatatttttcttttctattctaGACATTTCTGTGAAACGAGTTGAATGCTCCGAATAGTGCATATATTTACATGGACTTGAAAGGACCACGTGTTATGACTGTTACAAGCAGAAAGCATACATTGATTTACATAcctatattaataaataaaagggtcGGTTGGCCAAATATGCCACTCATCCGTTGTAAGGCTAGTGCTGTATGGCTATCAAGACATAAGGCCGAcataaatttgtgaaaattgaTATAGGGTTGGGTTGTTTGGCCGACCCttcaaaaaaactaaaaaattaaaaaataaataagaataaaaattaataggtACAAAACAGaacatattatataacatTGGACCTTACATAAGATTTGGGTCCGGTGGTGGAAAAGGCACGACGGACAGAAGCACTTATGCTACATTTGTTCACTTACATCTCCAAGAATTGCTTCCAATCACTCTCCATTCATTTTACCAAAGCAAATCTCAAAGTCTCTTTTTCCGCCATCTCACATTGATCAAATTTCTCAAGAACACACACACGAGGGAGAGGGAAagaaaattagtaataaagaagaaaaggaatcCTGAGACCATGGAAATTAACAAAACATGCCTTCGCATcatcaatttgtttttgttgctCGTATGGGGTTTTACTTCCGTAATCTTTATGAAACGGCTACGTTTCAAGCAAAGAACAACACCTCCTCTTCCACCGGGTCCGATGGGCTACCCTATAGTTGGCTGCATGCCTGAAATGATGAAGAATAAGCCGGCGTTTCGATGGATACACAAACTCATGCAAGAAATTAACACTGAAATAGCTTGCATCCGCCTTGGTAACACGCATGTTATCGTTGTAACGTCTCCTGAACTTGCACGAGAATTCTTGAGGAAACAAGACGTGATTTTCGCTTCCAGGCCTAAGAGTATGTCTGCCAACTTGACGAGCAATGGGTTCTTGACGATAGCCACAGCACCAATGGGCAATCAAtggaagaaaatgagaaaagttATTGCCTCAGAAGTGCTTTCACCTGAAATGCACCAAAGGCTCCATGCAAAAAGATGTGAAGAAACTGATCATCTAGTGAGATATGTGTACAACCAAAGCCAAAATCCGCTCCTAAATGGGCTTGTGAATGTGAGAGTTGTCGCTCAACATTACTGCGGGAATGTGAGCAGAAAGTTGGTGTTCGGTAAGAGATTTTTCGGGATAGGAACTGGGGATGGAGGCCCTGGAATGGAAGAGAAAGAGCATGTGGATGCATTATTCACGATCTTAAAGTATCTCTATGGCTTTGGAATTGCTGATCATCTTCCGTGGTTGGAGGAGTTTGATTTGGATGGGTGTAAAAGAATTCTCAAAGATGCTATAAggagtttgaaaaaatatcaagatcCAGAAATTGATAAGAGGGTTTACATGTGGCAACAAGGGATCAGAAAGACAGAAGAGGATATTCTTGATGTTTTGATTAACCTCACAGACTCCGAAAAGAATCACGTGTTGTCAGATCAAGAGATAAAAGCAGAAATTACTGTAAGTATCCTTATTGTCTCACCTAGAAATTGATAAAGTAAATGTTGTCTTTTCTTATTACAgactaaaaataagttggTATGTATTGATATAACTACAAGATCGTTGCTCCACATTCagtttgcatatatataattatatttttatacatataagaTTATTAAAACTATAATCACCACTAAATTTGCACAGtttaaagaacaaaacatTATCAAAGAATTATATcttctaatttaaaattaaggtAATTATGTAGCAATGCATATAATTTGTTGTGTATTCTAGgataaaatgtaaatataatgaaatgGAACTATaagattgaaatattttgatggtgtatatatattataacattttttagtaattattcatatttatttattaatataatagtgGATAACATGCATACTTTCGTGTATATTGTATTTACATACAAATATTGGTCACATTTGCTTAATTGataatatgaaaatcaatatttattactttgc contains:
- the LOC105177047 gene encoding valine N-monooxygenase 1-like, whose product is MEINKTCLRIINLFLLLVWGFTSVIFMKRLRFKQRTTPPLPPGPMGYPIVGCMPEMMKNKPAFRWIHKLMQEINTEIACIRLGNTHVIVVTSPELAREFLRKQDVIFASRPKSMSANLTSNGFLTIATAPMGNQWKKMRKVIASEVLSPEMHQRLHAKRCEETDHLVRYVYNQSQNPLLNGLVNVRVVAQHYCGNVSRKLVFGKRFFGIGTGDGGPGMEEKEHVDALFTILKYLYGFGIADHLPWLEEFDLDGCKRILKDAIRSLKKYQDPEIDKRVYMWQQGIRKTEEDILDVLINLTDSEKNHVLSDQEIKAEITEIMLAAIDNPSNAVEWALAEMINQPDILDRAYKELDQVVGRNRLVDESDLYRLNYIKACVKEAFRLHPVAPFNIPHVSVEETTVGGYFIPKNSHVLLSRHGLGRNPRIWEDPLVYKPERHIVNKDSEVVLMDHDLRMISFSTGRRGCPGVVLGSTMATILLARLIQGFNWSPPPNAPSNIDLVESEGDLLMAKPLIAYAIPRLEPHVYLKLM